TCAAGCCAGTGCTAGCGAAGTAATTTCTTCTATGCGTGGAGCAAAAATCAAGGGCAGATCAGTTAATATGGAGCCTGCTAACAAAAGAAGTTAGGATGTCTCATCCTAAAATCTTACTTTTTTTATTGTACCATAAGATCAAAACAAGTCAAAAATTATCCACTTTGAATAAGAATTTGTAGCATTGAAATTATTTGAATTTTTATTTTATTAAATGAACTAAACTGAAGAGGTTAGTTAAATGTTGAAAAGAAAAGATTTAAAGGGAAAGTGGCACAGTCCAATCATTGAAACCATTGAGAATCCAGATGGAAGTGTGATGTATATTGAACGGGAAGCTATTTTTATTGATGATAATTGGGATATATTCATAAGATCCTTCCTGGATGAAGAGGGTAAAGTACCATTTTTCACTATTCATGCTAAAGGAAATTATACATTGGGAGATGAATCTCCTGATCTGGAAGGCGCAGTACATGTGGACTTTAATAATAGGGCTAGATATGTGACAGCCCATATGCAATCACTTGTTGATATGTTAAACGAGACAAGTCCATTTGATGGAGAGTGGATGATAGATCTTGAGCAGGATGTAAGCTCAAAGGGTTGTGTACTGGTACCTTCTGTTGAAACATGTCCTGTTGAATATGATGTTATTAAAATTCAGGGAAATGAAATTTATTTTGGAGATTTCACAGAAGAACAGAAGGAAGATATTAAAAAATTAGCACATGGTGATATGAATCCTTCAGAAAGATCAGTTGGAATATGTAGCACAGAAAACAGGCCTCGCCAACTAATAAAATATCCTCTGGTTAAGGAATAATACTATTAATTATTTTCATATTTTAATTCTATTTTTTTTTAAATTATTTGTAAGCATATCTTATTTTATAGAGAATTTAAAACATAAATTTTACCATGCAACTGCAATTATGGCCGTTACAGTTATTATGAAACAGATAGCCAGTATTTTTAAAGTTGCAATATCCAATTTTCGTGCTAATTCCTCATTACCGCCCTTAAAGTATCTTATTGAAAATGCAGATTCAAGTAACACAATGCAATAATGAATAAACCATATGCTGTTATTAAATGTCCAACAGTGATAATTCCTGCAGGGGCTAAATTTGTTATAAGAACCATGTTGGTTATACCAACAAACATAGCACTTCCTTCCATGAAAACCTTCCCTGATAGGATAAAATTAGGAGTGACATTAATCCTGCAAATACAGCTATAAATATTCCTATAAGTGATATGGAAAGAACAGTCAAATCTTCACGGGTTACAAATATTCCAGTTCTTAACTGGGAGAACACTGTATCATTCATAGAAGGATCACCCATTGTGGTATTGTAGAAATATGGTTTTTGCACCATCCTCAAACCATTTTCATTGGTGTTATTAAGAATCTCAATGGTATATCCTGGTATATTTACTTCTGCACCAATCTTTGAAGATTCTGTGTCCGGAACATATGCCAACTGATCCATTCCAAGCTGTTTATCTTGAATATCAATAGTTAAAAACTGATTATCTACAGGGAAACGGAACATATCAAATTTTTTTGTAATGGTAGAAGTTACTTTGTATAATGCAAATTTTTCATTTCCATTGGTTGAATTTTTTATTAATTCTTTATTGTCAATACTTCCATCTACAACCTGGAAAAATTCGCCTGGATCAACATTTCCAGTCCATTTAAACCATATATAAAAATCTACTGTCCAACTATCATCTTTTTGAGATATAGATTTAACAAGATCAACATAAATTCCTGTAGTTGCCTTTTCTGCGGTGTCAGGAATTTTGAGGTCCTCTGAATTAAATCCAGATTCAACAACATTTGGATCAATTTGATTTTCAATATTAATTAATTCTTAATCAGTATTACTGTATGTGAACCAGATTAAGCCCACACCAATTATTGTTAAAACTAAAATTAAGGTTATTACCCACAAACGGCATACGTTATGTCTCTCAATAAACTTTTGTAATCTACTAACCGTTATTAGTCCCCCAAAGTAATTCTAATTATTAGTAAGTTTGGTATTAGAATTTAAGTCATACGAAATAAATTGGAGGATGTCAAAAATGTAATTAAAGTAAATAATCAATAGTGAAAGTTAGGAAATTCAAATTATCAATAATAATTATATGAAACTGATAATTAAAAAAAAAATATAATTTTTATTCATATTTTTTCAAATAGCCTGCAACAGAAGAAGCAACTGATATGGTACTTACATCAGATTTAAGCGTATCTGTGGCGAATACATCATCGACTCCTGCAGCAAATATTTTTAAAAGAGCATCTTCAACAAGTACAGGGTGAACACACCCAACTACAACTTTATTTGCTCCAAGATCCCTCAATATTTTGGATGCATTAACAATTGTACCACCGGTACTAATAATATCGTCTATAATTACAACATTTCTTTCTGCAACATCTAGATTTTTAAGTTTAGTTTCCACTTTTTCTGGTGATATCCTTGTTTTTTCAAGATAATCACATTCACATTTCAATATTCCTGAAACTTCCTCTGCAAATCCAAGCGCTCCTTTGTCAGGTCCTATAATTATTGGATCATCAATCGTTTCCTTGATATAATTGGCTATCATAGGCATTGCAGATATTTCATGAACAGGAATGTTGAAAAATTGTTTAATATTTTTTTCATGAAGATTAACAGAATATATTTCTGAAGCACCTGCTGCTTCAAGTAGTTCGGCTATTATAACTGCTGAAACTGCTTCTCCACTCTTAAATCTACGTTCCTGCCTACCATAACCAAAGTAAGGAATCACAACTCTGGTCCGTTCTACGCCCAAGCTTTTAAGATTTTTAAGTAACAGGAATAACTCCATAAGGTTTTCATCCTGAGGATATCCTGTTGATTGTATCACAACAACTTCCTTTGGAACTTCACCTTTTACCCGTATATAACGTTCCCCATCAGGGAACCGTCTGGTTTCAATTGGACTTAACTTTTCTTCTAAACTCCAAGCAACTTTAGCAGCAAGTTTCTGTGATGCAGATCCTCCTATTATCAAAAAGACCACCTTTTCCTGTTGGTATAATCATTGTAATCATCAATGTAACTTTTAATAGTCATAAACTTAAATTATTTCAACCAGTATTTATCTGTTGAGTTAATGATAGAATCATTTATTCAATATTTGTTAACTTTATTAATAAGCTTCCCATAATAGTAGGACATAATCAATAGGAACAATAATTACATTATGAGGTGGCTTAATGCACGAACTTTCAATGGCCGACGCTATGGTTAAGACCGTACTGGACGTAGCAGAAAAAAACGATGCTACAGAAGTAATAGAAGTAACTATAGAAGTTGGAAAACTCACAATGCTCAATCCTGAGCAGTTAAAATTTCTTCTGGATGTCCTTGTTGAAAACACCCTACTTGAGGGTGCAGAGATCAATATAGATGAGATCCCAGTCGAGTTAAATTGTAATTTATGTGAATACAATGGATTAGCAGATATGGATGAGTCCGATCATTATTTAGCAATTGTTAAATGTCCTGAATGTGGTGAAAGAGATGTGGAGATAACTGCAGGTAGGGAATGTAATGTTAAAAATATCAAAATAGAAAAAGAAGAGGGGGATGAAGATGCATAAAGTTGCAGATATAGAAATTCAGCATGATATTATGGTTGCAAACCGTAAACTTGCCGAAAGAAATCAAAAAATTCTCGACAAAGCAGATGTATTTGCCGTGGATGTTTTAGGTGCAATTGGATCAGGAAAAACTTCACTTATTGAAATCCTTATACAGAAGATGGATCACAAAATAGGAGTCATAGCTGGTGACGTTATAAGTAAATTCGATGCAGGAAGATTTGAAAAATATAATATACCTGTTGTTGGACTTAACACCGGAAAAGAATGCCATCTTGATGCACATTTAGTTGAGCATGCCTTTGGTGATATGCAACTTGAAGATATTGATTTACTTTTCATTGAAAATGTTGGAAACCTGATATGTCCAGTTGACTTTGATCTAGGATCACATATTCGGATGGTTGTAATAAGCGTGAGTGAGGGAGACGATACAGTTGAAAAGCATCCATTAATATTTAAAGATGCTGATCTTGTGGTTATCAACAAGGTAGACATTGCAGATGCAGTAGGTGCAGACCAAGATAAAATGGTTGCGGATGTTAAAGAACTTAATCCTAAAGTAAGAGTTATAAAAAGCAGTCTTAAAACAGGTCAGGGTCTTGAGGAAATAATAGAATCAATTGAAGGATTTATGGATAATTAAGATGCGTATGTCTTTCTAATACTTACTTTTTTTTTAAATAAAAATGATATAAATAGGGATATGTTAATCATAAAAGAAATGGACTGGCCGGGATTTGAACCCGGGGCCTCCGCCATGCCAAGGCGACACTCTACCACCTGAGCTACCAGCCCGCATATCAACATTGACCTAATGATATTTAAAGGTAAGTATTTAAGATTTGGGAAGTGAATTTCTATGATTGATTTTAAAATAAGGAATGTTAATGAAGAGGATTTCATTGAAATATCAAAGGTTGCAGAGAAATGCAGCCCAATGACAAATGAAAGAAATGCTGTTTATCATCTATTTACCAAGTTCTTTAAAAACACCTCGCTGGTTGTTGAAAATGGGAATATATATGTGTATTTTTATTGGGTTTAATATCACAAATTGAACCGGAAAATGCATTATCCATCTTCTATGTGTTGATACACATTTCAGGGGGAAAAAATTAGCACCAAAACTAATTAATAAATTTATTCAAATTGTTTCAGAAGCAGGATCCACAAATATATCTCCTCAGCAAACCTTCCAACACCAATGCTATAAAATTTTATAACAAACAGGGTTTTATTTCAAAGAAATCAGATGAAACATTTGAAGAAAATGGTATAAATATATTTAAAGATTATGATGGTCCCGACCAAGATAAAATTATTTTTTATAAATTTATTTAATCATTTTTTTGAAGTATGAATCACATTTTTTTTATATATCATCCAACCCATATTTGATATAGATACTTACAACACCATTTTTAAGTATAATTCTCAGCTAAATGGAATATATACAAATAATTTAAATAGGAGGAAATAGAATGAAAAAAGCTTTGATATTATTGGGATGTCCAGAAGCACCTTCTCAAACACCTCTTGCAATTTATACAACTTACTCACTCAAAAAAGCTGGTTATGAAGTTACAATTGCAAGTACTCCCTCTGCATCAAAATTGCTGGAGGTCTCAGATCCGGAGCAGTTCTATGTAAATAAGAGAGTTGACATTGAATCATGTCTTGAAAATCTTGAAGAAAATATGTACGATCTACTTGTTGGATTTGTTCACAAAGATGCAGCAGTATCCTATTTTGTAACATTTTATCATATTTTAAATACAAAATCACTGGCAATTGTATTTGAAAAGGATGCAAATCTCCTAGAAAAATTTGCTAATGATGTACAAGAAAATACAGATGCAAATATAATATCTGCACGGGCCTATCACAATCCCACACCATTACGAGTTAAAATTGACCGAGCAATTAATGAATTGGAGGATTAAAAATGTCATTCTGTTTAGAATTACATCTACAGCAAACTGAAGATTATGAAATACTCCTATCAAAAGCAGGATTCAAAGAAGCTAAAAAGGTGATAGAGAGTCATTCACCTAAAATATTATACGTCAAACCCGGAGCTAAGGTGTTAGGTGCCCGAATTATTGGACTTCCTCCTATTCCAATAGGTATTGATGAATCAAAGGTTACAATAACTTTACCATATACAAAACCATGTCATGGTACTGCAGTTGTTGAATTACCAGTTGAAAAAGAGGAAATAGATAAAATAAAAGCCATTGCAATAAAATAAATGGTTATAATGCGAGTATATGTAAATAAAATATAATATTATTCTGCTAATTTATTCAAAATATGGATATTTAAGAGGATTACAATGTTGACAACTGTTGTGGGAAGTTACCCAGCACAACCAAAGAAACCCCAGTCAATAGGTTCCAAGATAGCAAATGTATTTGGATCATATGATCAATATATCCCTGCCCTCGAACTTGCTGTGGAAGACCAGATAAATGCAGGTATAGATATCATATCCGATGGACAGGTCAGAGGGGACATGATAGAAATTTTTGCAGAAAATATAATAGGAATGGGTGTTGAGGAAGGTGTTCCAAAGATATTGGGAAAAATACGACCTGCAAACTATTCTCCCGGAGCTTCTGATCTTAAATTGGCATTAAAAACAGCTCAAAGTATTTCAGCAGATTTTAAATATCCTAATAAAATAGAATCTAAATTATTTAAGAAAAATGCTTTAAACACAAATTTTAAAGGAATAAAAGGGATTATAACTGGACCAACAACTCTTGTTTTATCCTGTAGAATAGAGGGATTTTATAATAAGGATAAAAAGGAAGAAATTATTACTGATATGGCAATAGCCCTTAAAACTGAGGCTAATGAGCTACAAAATGCAGGTGCGGCCATAATTCAAATTGATGAGCCATTTTTATCAACAGGTGTTGCGGATCTAAATACTGCGAAAAAGGCATTGAAAATTATAACAGAGGATCTAAATGTACCTGTTTCAATGCATGTGTGTGGAGACATTGGGAAAATTTTAAATGATCTCTTAAAGTTTCCCGTTCAAATAATTGACTGTGAGTTTGCAGGAATTCCTTCCAATATCAATTCACTCGAGCAGGAATATAATGGTTCTAAAAAAA
This Methanobacterium spitsbergense DNA region includes the following protein-coding sequences:
- a CDS encoding DUF1890 domain-containing protein — protein: MKKALILLGCPEAPSQTPLAIYTTYSLKKAGYEVTIASTPSASKLLEVSDPEQFYVNKRVDIESCLENLEENMYDLLVGFVHKDAAVSYFVTFYHILNTKSLAIVFEKDANLLEKFANDVQENTDANIISARAYHNPTPLRVKIDRAINELED
- the hypB gene encoding hydrogenase nickel incorporation protein HypB, whose amino-acid sequence is MHKVADIEIQHDIMVANRKLAERNQKILDKADVFAVDVLGAIGSGKTSLIEILIQKMDHKIGVIAGDVISKFDAGRFEKYNIPVVGLNTGKECHLDAHLVEHAFGDMQLEDIDLLFIENVGNLICPVDFDLGSHIRMVVISVSEGDDTVEKHPLIFKDADLVVINKVDIADAVGADQDKMVADVKELNPKVRVIKSSLKTGQGLEEIIESIEGFMDN
- a CDS encoding ribose-phosphate diphosphokinase: MIIGGSASQKLAAKVAWSLEEKLSPIETRRFPDGERYIRVKGEVPKEVVVIQSTGYPQDENLMELFLLLKNLKSLGVERTRVVIPYFGYGRQERRFKSGEAVSAVIIAELLEAAGASEIYSVNLHEKNIKQFFNIPVHEISAMPMIANYIKETIDDPIIIGPDKGALGFAEEVSGILKCECDYLEKTRISPEKVETKLKNLDVAERNVVIIDDIISTGGTIVNASKILRDLGANKVVVGCVHPVLVEDALLKIFAAGVDDVFATDTLKSDVSTISVASSVAGYLKKYE
- a CDS encoding methionine synthase, with the translated sequence MLTTVVGSYPAQPKKPQSIGSKIANVFGSYDQYIPALELAVEDQINAGIDIISDGQVRGDMIEIFAENIIGMGVEEGVPKILGKIRPANYSPGASDLKLALKTAQSISADFKYPNKIESKLFKKNALNTNFKGIKGIITGPTTLVLSCRIEGFYNKDKKEEIITDMAIALKTEANELQNAGAAIIQIDEPFLSTGVADLNTAKKALKIITEDLNVPVSMHVCGDIGKILNDLLKFPVQIIDCEFAGIPSNINSLEQEYNGSKKIGFGCIDTKNKDIEKVDQVKNLIKKGINIVGEENMIIDPDCGMRMLSRDTALLKLKTMKEAVEWL
- the hypA gene encoding hydrogenase maturation nickel metallochaperone HypA; the encoded protein is MHELSMADAMVKTVLDVAEKNDATEVIEVTIEVGKLTMLNPEQLKFLLDVLVENTLLEGAEINIDEIPVELNCNLCEYNGLADMDESDHYLAIVKCPECGERDVEITAGRECNVKNIKIEKEEGDEDA
- a CDS encoding DUF1894 domain-containing protein encodes the protein MSFCLELHLQQTEDYEILLSKAGFKEAKKVIESHSPKILYVKPGAKVLGARIIGLPPIPIGIDESKVTITLPYTKPCHGTAVVELPVEKEEIDKIKAIAIK